Proteins from one Lepidochelys kempii isolate rLepKem1 chromosome 6, rLepKem1.hap2, whole genome shotgun sequence genomic window:
- the GNPNAT1 gene encoding glucosamine 6-phosphate N-acetyltransferase produces MMPDDIPMFDPRLLQELDWSQNIATFSPAISPLDPGGGLVLRPLCTADINRGFFKVLGQLTEAGVVSPEQFIKTFEHMKRSGDYYVTVVEDTNLGQIVATATLVIEHKFTHSCAKRGRVEDVVVSDECRGKQLGKLLMSTLTLLSKRLNCYKITLECLPKNVAFYKKFGYSVSEENYMCQKFFN; encoded by the exons ATGATGCCTGATGACATACCAATGTTTGACCCACGTCTCCTTCAGGAACTTGACTGGAGCCAGAACATAGCAACATTTTCTCCTGCCATCTCGCCTTTAGACCCAGGGGGTGGTTTAGTTCTGAGACCCCTTTGCACTGCTGATATAAATAGAG GCTTTTTTAAGGTTCTGGGTCAGCTGACAGAAGCTGGAGTTGTCAGCCCTGAACAGTTTATCA AAACCTTCGAACACATGAAGAGATCCGGTGATTACTATGTGACTGTTGTGGAAGATACAAATCTGGGACAGATTGTTGCTACAGCAACACTGGTTATAGAACATAAATTTACTCATTCATGTGCAAAG AGAGGAAGGGTAGAAGATGTTGTAGTAAGTGACGAATGCAGAGGAAAGCAGCTTGGCAAACt ATTAATGTCTACGCTTACGTTGCTAAGTAAGAGACTGAACTGTTATAAAATTACTCTCGAGTGTCTGCCCAAAAATGTGGCTTTCTATAAAAAGTTTGGATATTCAGTATCTGAAGAAAACTACATGTGTCAAAAATTCTTTAATTAA